In one Aeromicrobium erythreum genomic region, the following are encoded:
- a CDS encoding CbtA family protein — protein MSTTRTPHLTARTFLVHGLLAGLLGGVLAFAAASVVGEPPIDRAIALEESGGAAADAGHSHEEGAHSHEESGGHSHGDEDAAISRGEQAGPGLATATIIVGLVAGGVVGIASAFAVGRLGGLGPVGSTAVVVLLAYLAYTVVPWLKYPPNPPAVGSADTIGERTALYFSFVAVSLLAVVAAVLLARALLARGPWVAVVAGAALYVVVVGVAGLVLAPIDEVPDSFPATTLYAFRIGSLATSTALWAGVALALTGLTARTWRAHQADVERRAAAAAL, from the coding sequence ATGAGCACCACCCGCACACCCCACCTGACCGCCCGCACGTTCCTCGTCCACGGCCTGCTCGCCGGTCTGCTCGGCGGCGTGCTGGCCTTCGCCGCAGCCTCCGTGGTCGGCGAGCCGCCCATCGACCGCGCGATCGCCCTCGAGGAGTCCGGCGGTGCCGCCGCCGACGCGGGCCACTCGCACGAGGAGGGCGCGCACTCCCACGAGGAGTCCGGCGGACACTCCCACGGTGACGAGGACGCCGCGATCAGCCGAGGCGAGCAGGCCGGCCCCGGCCTCGCGACCGCCACGATCATCGTCGGGCTCGTCGCCGGCGGCGTCGTCGGCATCGCCTCGGCCTTCGCCGTCGGCCGGCTCGGCGGGCTCGGCCCGGTGGGCTCCACCGCCGTCGTGGTGCTGCTGGCCTACCTCGCCTACACCGTCGTGCCGTGGCTGAAGTACCCGCCGAACCCGCCGGCGGTCGGCTCGGCCGACACGATCGGCGAGCGCACCGCCCTGTACTTCAGCTTCGTCGCCGTGTCGCTGCTGGCCGTCGTGGCCGCCGTCCTGCTCGCGCGCGCCCTGCTGGCCCGCGGCCCGTGGGTGGCGGTCGTCGCCGGGGCCGCCCTGTACGTCGTCGTGGTCGGTGTCGCCGGTCTCGTCCTCGCGCCCATCGACGAGGTCCCGGACTCCTTCCCGGCCACCACCCTGTACGCCTTCCGCATCGGCTCGCTCGCCACGAGCACCGCACTGTGGGCCGGTGTCGCCCTCGCCCTCACCGGGCTCACGGCCCGCACCTGGCGGGCGCACCAGGCCGACGTCGAGCGCCGGGCGGCCGCCGCCGCACTCTGA
- a CDS encoding ribonucleoside-diphosphate reductase subunit alpha produces MTITVIKRDGSRADYDGYEIARSIEEAATGLPDQVSRATQLRAELEITLFDGISSEQLDEAVIGVALQNVKDDPAFDTIASRLLVKTLYKKIFGEGVTREEVYAFHGPAFVRAILRGVELGLLDERLAEAFDLERLGSALDPDRDDLLRYVGAQTMRNRYMITEPDGTPLEVPQFFWMRVAMGLALNEEDATTAALSFYDKMSRLEYLAAGSTLVNAGTAYSQLSNCFVMQMEDDIEHIAKSVRDVMWLTKGTGGIGLSVTQLRAEGSPIRSNNTSSTGPIPFMHTIDSTLRAVSRGGKKFGALCFYMENWHLDFGQFLDLRQNSGDPYRRTRTANTAVWISDEFMKRVEADADWYLFDPLEVDDLPELFGQAFSRRYAEYAAQAERGEIRHKKLKAREQFRAILTTLQTTSHPWLTWKDTVNTRALNQNTGTIHLSNLCTEICLPQDRENISVCNLASINLSRHVVGRRGDARVDWDRLAESTRLAVRQLDNLIDITISSVPESERSNEENRALGLGVMGFTDVVERFGWSYESERAYDLMDELMEFVSWHAIDASADLARERGAYPNFAGSRWSQGMVPFDSLDLLEADRGVPVDVTRRSRLDWDALRAKVAGGVRNSTLMAIAPTASIGLVAGTTPGLDPQFSQIFSRATAAGKFLEVNRNLVEDLRERGLWESLREDLLRHQGDLSKVEGAPADLVEIYRTSFQLSPYAFLEVAARAQKWIDQAISRNIYLASRDVGDMVDLYAAAWRMGVKTTYYLHMMPRHTAEQSTVRVNKAETVAPRGATPSGGRGFGARRGFGAATAAPTPAPAPVAVVPEEIQELDVVDGSACPIDPQERLQCESCQ; encoded by the coding sequence ATGACCATCACCGTCATCAAGCGCGACGGCAGCCGAGCGGACTACGACGGCTACGAGATCGCGAGATCCATCGAGGAGGCCGCCACCGGCCTGCCCGACCAGGTCTCCCGGGCGACGCAGCTGCGCGCCGAGCTGGAGATCACGCTGTTCGACGGCATCAGCAGCGAGCAGCTCGACGAGGCCGTCATCGGCGTCGCACTGCAGAACGTCAAGGACGACCCGGCCTTCGACACGATCGCGTCGCGCCTGCTGGTCAAGACGCTCTACAAGAAGATCTTCGGCGAGGGCGTCACGCGCGAGGAGGTGTACGCCTTCCACGGGCCGGCATTCGTCCGCGCGATCCTGCGCGGCGTCGAGCTCGGGCTGCTCGACGAGCGGCTGGCCGAGGCCTTCGACCTCGAGCGGCTCGGGTCCGCGCTCGACCCCGACCGCGACGACCTGCTGCGCTACGTCGGCGCGCAGACCATGCGCAACCGCTACATGATCACCGAGCCCGACGGCACGCCCCTGGAGGTGCCGCAGTTCTTCTGGATGCGCGTGGCGATGGGCCTCGCGCTGAACGAGGAGGACGCCACGACGGCCGCGCTGTCGTTCTACGACAAGATGTCGCGCCTCGAGTACCTCGCCGCGGGCTCGACGCTCGTCAACGCGGGCACCGCGTACAGCCAGCTCTCCAACTGCTTCGTCATGCAGATGGAGGACGACATCGAGCACATCGCCAAGAGCGTCCGCGACGTCATGTGGCTGACGAAGGGCACGGGCGGCATCGGCCTCTCGGTCACGCAGCTGCGCGCCGAGGGCTCCCCCATCCGCTCGAACAACACCAGCTCGACCGGTCCGATCCCGTTCATGCACACCATCGACTCGACGTTGCGCGCCGTGAGCCGGGGCGGCAAGAAGTTCGGCGCCCTGTGCTTCTACATGGAGAACTGGCACCTCGACTTCGGCCAGTTCCTCGACCTGCGGCAGAACTCCGGCGACCCCTACCGGCGCACGCGCACGGCCAACACCGCCGTCTGGATCTCCGACGAGTTCATGAAGCGGGTCGAGGCCGACGCCGACTGGTACCTGTTCGACCCGCTCGAGGTCGACGACCTGCCGGAGCTGTTCGGCCAGGCGTTCAGCCGCCGCTACGCCGAGTACGCGGCGCAGGCCGAGCGCGGCGAGATCCGGCACAAGAAGCTGAAGGCGCGCGAGCAGTTCCGCGCCATCCTCACGACGCTGCAGACGACGTCGCACCCGTGGCTCACCTGGAAGGACACGGTCAACACCCGCGCCCTCAACCAGAACACCGGCACGATCCACCTGTCGAACCTGTGCACCGAGATCTGCCTGCCGCAGGACCGCGAGAACATCAGCGTCTGCAACCTGGCGTCGATCAACCTCTCCCGGCACGTGGTCGGACGCCGCGGCGACGCACGCGTCGACTGGGACCGGCTCGCCGAGTCCACGCGGCTCGCCGTCCGCCAGCTCGACAACCTCATCGACATCACGATCAGCTCGGTGCCGGAGTCGGAGCGCTCGAACGAGGAGAACCGCGCCCTCGGGCTCGGCGTCATGGGCTTCACCGACGTCGTCGAGCGGTTCGGCTGGTCCTACGAGAGCGAGCGCGCCTACGACCTCATGGACGAGCTGATGGAGTTCGTCAGCTGGCACGCGATCGACGCCTCCGCCGACCTCGCCCGCGAGCGTGGCGCGTACCCGAACTTCGCCGGGTCGCGCTGGAGCCAGGGCATGGTCCCCTTCGACTCCCTCGACCTGCTCGAGGCCGACCGCGGCGTGCCCGTCGACGTCACGCGTCGCTCCCGCCTGGACTGGGACGCGCTGCGCGCCAAGGTCGCGGGAGGTGTCCGCAACTCCACGCTGATGGCCATCGCGCCGACCGCGTCGATCGGCCTCGTCGCCGGCACCACTCCGGGGCTGGACCCGCAGTTCAGCCAGATCTTCAGCCGGGCGACCGCGGCGGGCAAGTTCCTCGAGGTCAACCGCAACCTCGTCGAGGACCTGCGCGAGCGAGGCCTGTGGGAGTCGCTGCGCGAGGACCTGCTGCGCCACCAGGGCGACCTGTCGAAGGTCGAGGGCGCGCCCGCCGACCTGGTCGAGATCTACCGGACCAGCTTCCAGCTGTCGCCGTACGCGTTCCTCGAGGTGGCGGCCCGCGCGCAGAAGTGGATCGACCAGGCGATCAGCCGCAACATCTACCTCGCCAGCCGCGACGTCGGCGACATGGTCGACCTGTACGCGGCCGCGTGGCGGATGGGCGTCAAGACGACCTACTACCTGCACATGATGCCGCGGCACACGGCCGAGCAGAGCACCGTCAGGGTCAACAAGGCCGAGACCGTCGCCCCGCGGGGCGCGACGCCGTCGGGCGGGCGCGGCTTCGGCGCCCGCCGCGGCTTCGGCGCCGCCACCGCAGCCCCGACCCCGGCCCCGGCTCCGGTGGCCGTCGTGCCGGAGGAGATCCAGGAGCTCGACGTCGTCGACGGGTCCGCCTGCCCGATCGATCCGCAGGAGCGCCTGCAGTGCGAGTCCTGCCAGTAA
- a CDS encoding ribonucleotide-diphosphate reductase subunit beta → MPILGTGIAEGLLLKPVTYPWAMELYDQAVANTWFPNEVQLGEDLADFERMSDDERHALTFLMSYFNPNELLVNKALAFGVYPYVNAAECHLYLAKQMWEEANHCMSFEYVLETFPIDRVAAYESHVNVPSMAAKEAFEVRFIQRMTEQTLDITTTAGKQDFVRNLVAYNVILEGIWFYSGFMVALSFRQRNLLRNFGSLVDWIVRDESLHLKFGINLILTVLDENPEIATEEFAAEIRQMVLDAVAMEEAYNRDLLPHGILGLNADYINTYVRYLADRRLEELGFEPHYGAANPAKWMATANDTLQLVNFFESINTSYEVNARAGS, encoded by the coding sequence ATGCCCATCCTCGGCACCGGCATCGCCGAAGGCCTGCTGCTCAAGCCCGTCACCTACCCGTGGGCGATGGAGCTGTACGACCAGGCCGTCGCCAACACGTGGTTCCCCAACGAGGTCCAGCTCGGTGAGGACCTCGCCGACTTCGAGCGCATGAGCGACGACGAGCGCCACGCGCTCACCTTCCTCATGAGCTACTTCAACCCCAACGAGCTGCTCGTCAACAAGGCGCTCGCGTTCGGCGTGTACCCCTACGTCAACGCGGCCGAGTGCCACCTCTACCTCGCCAAGCAGATGTGGGAGGAGGCCAACCACTGCATGAGCTTCGAGTACGTGCTCGAGACGTTCCCCATCGACCGGGTCGCGGCGTACGAGTCGCACGTGAACGTCCCGTCGATGGCCGCCAAGGAGGCCTTCGAGGTGCGCTTCATCCAGCGGATGACCGAGCAGACCCTCGACATCACGACCACCGCGGGCAAGCAGGACTTCGTCCGCAACCTCGTGGCGTACAACGTGATCCTCGAGGGGATCTGGTTCTACTCCGGCTTCATGGTGGCGCTGAGCTTCCGGCAGCGGAACCTGCTGCGCAACTTCGGCTCCCTCGTCGACTGGATCGTGCGCGACGAGAGCCTGCACCTGAAGTTCGGCATCAACCTGATCCTCACGGTGCTCGACGAGAACCCCGAGATCGCCACCGAGGAGTTCGCGGCGGAGATCCGCCAGATGGTCCTCGACGCGGTGGCCATGGAGGAGGCCTACAACCGCGACCTGTTGCCGCACGGGATCCTCGGGCTCAACGCCGACTACATCAACACCTACGTCCGCTACCTCGCCGACCGGCGCCTGGAGGAGCTCGGCTTCGAGCCTCACTACGGAGCGGCGAACCCGGCGAAGTGGATGGCGACGGCCAACGACACCCTGCAGCTCGTCAACTTCTTCGAGTCGATCAACACCTCCTACGAGGTCAACGCCCGCGCGGGCTCCTGA
- a CDS encoding HEAT repeat domain-containing protein — MSCVGFFTPEQLARVRAAGDDPRPVSTFRSPEASASKRRRVAEMAMSPDPRVRAAAAGSSLAAAEVLQRLAADPDLGVRAAVARHPASPPDLLDRLATDADETIRGWVAANPASSPDLLERLCDDSSPTVRSVAAWAQCW, encoded by the coding sequence ATGTCGTGCGTCGGGTTCTTCACCCCCGAGCAGCTGGCCCGGGTGCGCGCCGCGGGCGACGACCCCCGCCCGGTGTCGACGTTCCGCTCGCCCGAGGCGTCGGCGTCCAAGCGGCGGCGGGTGGCGGAGATGGCCATGTCGCCCGACCCGCGGGTGCGGGCCGCCGCGGCGGGCTCGTCGCTGGCGGCCGCGGAGGTGCTGCAGCGGCTGGCCGCCGACCCCGACCTGGGCGTGCGCGCCGCCGTGGCGCGCCACCCCGCGTCGCCGCCGGACCTGCTCGACCGGCTCGCGACCGACGCGGACGAGACGATCCGCGGCTGGGTGGCCGCGAACCCGGCGTCGTCACCCGACCTGCTCGAGCGGCTCTGCGACGACTCGTCCCCGACGGTGCGGTCGGTGGCCGCCTGGGCCCAGTGTTGGTGA
- a CDS encoding SRPBCC family protein produces the protein MSRALTVSDTVVVGVEPDVVYAALSDVRQMGRWSPENTGAELADPGAPIGVGTVFVGTNRRGRARWHTRCVVTAADPGRRFAFDVRAWGPGRRLLPVRVASWEYTFEPAVGGTLVTETWLDGRTGWPDWTASVFDRVATGRDSFATFQRGNIRRTLDRLKRELEWERGREQAPQDRTDDAS, from the coding sequence ATGTCCCGAGCCCTCACCGTCAGCGACACCGTGGTGGTCGGCGTCGAGCCCGACGTCGTCTACGCCGCGCTCAGCGACGTCCGGCAGATGGGGCGTTGGAGCCCGGAGAACACGGGCGCCGAGCTCGCCGACCCGGGCGCGCCGATCGGGGTCGGCACGGTGTTCGTGGGCACGAACCGTCGCGGCCGCGCCCGCTGGCACACGCGTTGCGTCGTGACGGCGGCCGACCCCGGCCGACGCTTCGCGTTCGACGTGCGCGCCTGGGGTCCGGGCCGACGTCTGCTGCCGGTGCGGGTGGCGTCGTGGGAGTACACGTTCGAGCCCGCCGTGGGCGGCACGCTCGTGACCGAGACGTGGCTCGACGGTCGCACCGGCTGGCCCGACTGGACGGCGTCGGTGTTCGACCGGGTGGCCACGGGACGCGACTCCTTCGCGACGTTCCAGCGGGGCAACATCCGCCGCACGCTCGACCGGCTCAAGCGTGAGCTCGAGTGGGAACGTGGCCGGGAGCAGGCCCCCCAGGACCGCACCGACGACGCGTCGTGA
- a CDS encoding (2Fe-2S)-binding protein codes for MPELDRLGEFFAVERTVDGDGWRPLADLVDGTYLHTRVVATHLALASRVSAASSAGVPGHGRQAVEPRVAASVASLGLFARLLSPTVGALLLDVDAPADVHWREQPTGTLPLAAGAWSAPDLEAVLSDVVAPLAARLRTEHSVSEQVLAGNAASAVFGALRMATLARPDVADRALDVGARALAHPYLVGTGEPDLPFRRRSCCLFYRIPGGGTCGDCVLA; via the coding sequence ATGCCTGAGCTCGACCGCCTCGGCGAGTTCTTCGCCGTCGAGCGGACCGTCGACGGCGACGGCTGGCGGCCGCTGGCCGACCTCGTCGACGGAACCTACCTGCACACGCGCGTGGTCGCGACGCACCTCGCGCTCGCGTCGCGCGTCTCCGCGGCGAGCTCGGCGGGGGTGCCGGGCCACGGGCGGCAGGCGGTGGAGCCGCGGGTGGCGGCGTCGGTGGCGTCGCTGGGGCTGTTCGCACGCCTGCTCTCGCCGACCGTGGGCGCGTTGCTCCTCGACGTCGACGCGCCGGCCGACGTGCACTGGCGCGAGCAGCCCACGGGCACGCTGCCCCTGGCCGCCGGTGCGTGGTCGGCGCCCGACCTCGAGGCCGTGCTGTCCGACGTGGTGGCGCCGCTCGCCGCTCGTCTGCGCACGGAGCACTCGGTCTCGGAGCAGGTGCTGGCGGGCAACGCGGCCTCGGCCGTGTTCGGGGCGCTGCGCATGGCCACGCTCGCCCGCCCCGACGTCGCCGACCGCGCGCTCGACGTCGGCGCCCGGGCACTCGCGCACCCCTACCTCGTGGGCACGGGGGAGCCCGACCTGCCGTTCCGGCGCCGCTCCTGCTGCCTCTTCTACCGGATCCCCGGCGGCGGCACCTGCGGCGACTGCGTCCTCGCCTGA
- the cobN gene encoding cobaltochelatase subunit CobN, with amino-acid sequence MTRIALLSTSDTDLLSARASGADYVYANPAKPGHTDMAAAIEAADLVVARILGSPQDLCSGFARIRATGKPMVVLGGEQSPSAELMEQSTVPIGVCADAHVYLAEGGPENLAQLHAFLSDTVLLTGEGFEPPKVLPEWGLAPRPQGADAAENVGKARIGVLYYRAHEASGNSGFAHALADAVDATGDAVGVPIFSSSLRAAPDALFEEMANLDALIVTVLAAGGTKPGTVSAGGDDESWDVARLKALDIPILQGLSLTSSRAEWEASDDGVSPLDSANQIAIPEFDGRIITAPFSFKEVDEDGLPRYVADPERSARVAGIAAAHARLRHTPPAERKVVLMLSAYPTKHSRVGNAVGLDTPASTIRLLRAMRDAGYDLGAPGEIPGLEHDDLTEAGDALIHALIDAGGQDEEWLTHTQLTESHVRIPAGRYTEWFEGFHPDLRDAMLEAWGPAPGRLFVNDDSEIVLATIRAGNVVLMIQPPRGYGENPVAIYHDPDMAPSHHYLAAYRWVEEEFGAHAVVHLGKHGSMEWLPGKNAALSAACGTDAAIGNLPLIYPFLVNDPGEGAQAKRRAHATIVDHLIPPMARAESYGDIAKLEQLLDEYANIGAMDPAKLPAIREQIWTHMRAAEMHRDLGLDDQPDDEGFDDFIFHVDGWLCEIKDAQIRDGLHVLGQAPGGEARVNLVLSILRAAQIWGGETGAVPGLRAALGLQGDTEGQDRESLQRIDAVEEQARALVQGMEDAGWDTAAVEGLHDDPVVRDVLRFAAEQVVPRLAQTTDELDHVLHALEGGFIPAGPSGSPLRGLVNVLPTGRNFYTVDPKAVPSRLAWETGRAMADSLLEKHLSDTGEYPRSVGLSVWGTSAMRTSGDDVAEVLALIGVEPEWDPASRRVNGLRVVPLEELGRPRIDVTVRISGFFRDAFPHVIGILDDAIRQVAELDEPLEQNYVRAHTEADLAEHGDRRRATTRIYGSKPGSYGAGILQVIEAGNWKTDDDLAEVYTAWGGFAYGRDLDGRPAAEDMRANYRRIAVAAKNIDTREHDIADSDDYFQYHGGMVATVRALTGAEPKAYVGDSTTPDAVRTRTLQEETTRVFRARVVNPRWISAMQRHGYKGAFELAATVDYLFGFDATAGVVHDWMYEKLATEYVLDETNQEFMRTSNPWALRGIVERLGEAAERGLWAEPDPEVVAAMQQVYLDLEGDLEDRHT; translated from the coding sequence ATGACCCGCATCGCGCTGCTCTCGACGTCCGACACCGACCTGCTCTCGGCCCGCGCCAGCGGCGCCGACTACGTGTACGCGAACCCCGCCAAGCCGGGCCACACCGACATGGCCGCGGCCATCGAGGCGGCCGACCTCGTCGTCGCCCGCATCCTCGGGTCGCCGCAGGACCTGTGCTCCGGCTTCGCGCGGATCCGCGCCACCGGCAAGCCGATGGTCGTGCTCGGTGGCGAGCAGTCACCCAGCGCCGAGCTGATGGAGCAGTCGACGGTGCCGATCGGCGTGTGCGCCGACGCCCACGTGTACCTCGCGGAGGGCGGGCCGGAGAACCTCGCCCAGCTGCACGCCTTCCTCTCCGACACCGTCCTGCTGACGGGCGAGGGCTTCGAGCCGCCGAAGGTCCTCCCGGAGTGGGGCCTGGCGCCCCGTCCGCAGGGCGCCGACGCCGCGGAGAACGTGGGCAAGGCCCGCATCGGCGTCCTCTACTACCGCGCCCACGAGGCGAGCGGCAACAGCGGCTTCGCGCACGCGCTGGCCGACGCCGTCGACGCCACGGGCGACGCCGTCGGCGTCCCGATCTTCAGCTCGTCGCTGCGCGCCGCGCCCGACGCGCTCTTCGAGGAGATGGCGAACCTCGACGCGCTGATCGTCACCGTGCTCGCGGCCGGTGGCACCAAGCCCGGCACCGTCAGCGCCGGCGGCGACGACGAGTCGTGGGACGTCGCGCGGCTCAAGGCCCTCGACATCCCGATCCTCCAGGGCCTCAGCCTGACGTCGAGCCGCGCCGAGTGGGAGGCCTCCGACGACGGCGTCTCGCCGCTGGACTCCGCCAACCAGATCGCCATCCCCGAGTTCGACGGGCGCATCATCACCGCACCCTTCTCGTTCAAGGAGGTCGACGAGGACGGGCTGCCGCGCTACGTCGCCGACCCCGAGCGCAGCGCCCGCGTGGCCGGCATCGCCGCCGCCCACGCCCGCCTGCGCCACACGCCGCCGGCCGAGCGCAAGGTCGTGCTCATGCTGTCGGCGTACCCCACGAAGCACAGCCGGGTCGGCAACGCGGTCGGCCTCGACACCCCCGCCTCCACCATCCGTCTGCTGCGTGCCATGCGCGACGCCGGCTACGACCTCGGCGCCCCGGGCGAGATCCCGGGCCTCGAGCACGACGACCTCACCGAGGCCGGTGACGCCCTCATCCACGCGCTCATCGACGCCGGCGGCCAGGACGAGGAGTGGCTCACCCACACGCAGCTCACCGAGAGCCACGTGCGCATCCCCGCCGGCCGCTACACCGAGTGGTTCGAGGGCTTCCACCCCGACCTGCGCGACGCGATGCTCGAGGCGTGGGGTCCCGCGCCCGGCAGGCTCTTCGTGAACGACGACAGCGAGATCGTGCTCGCCACCATCCGCGCCGGGAACGTCGTGCTGATGATCCAGCCGCCCCGCGGCTACGGCGAGAACCCGGTCGCGATCTACCACGACCCCGACATGGCGCCGTCGCACCACTACCTCGCCGCCTACCGCTGGGTCGAAGAGGAGTTCGGCGCGCACGCCGTCGTGCACCTGGGCAAGCACGGCTCGATGGAGTGGCTGCCCGGCAAGAACGCCGCGCTGTCGGCGGCCTGCGGCACCGACGCCGCCATCGGCAACCTGCCGCTGATCTACCCGTTCCTCGTCAACGACCCGGGCGAGGGCGCGCAGGCCAAGCGTCGCGCGCACGCCACGATCGTCGACCACCTCATCCCGCCGATGGCGCGTGCCGAGAGCTACGGCGACATCGCCAAGCTCGAGCAGCTGCTCGACGAGTACGCCAACATCGGCGCGATGGACCCGGCCAAGCTGCCCGCCATCCGCGAGCAGATCTGGACCCACATGCGGGCCGCCGAGATGCACCGCGACCTCGGCCTCGACGACCAGCCCGACGACGAGGGCTTCGACGACTTCATCTTCCACGTCGACGGCTGGCTCTGCGAGATCAAGGACGCCCAGATCCGCGACGGCCTGCACGTGCTGGGCCAGGCGCCGGGCGGCGAGGCGCGCGTGAACCTCGTGCTCTCGATCCTGCGCGCCGCACAGATCTGGGGCGGCGAGACCGGTGCCGTCCCCGGCCTGCGCGCCGCGCTCGGCCTGCAGGGCGACACCGAGGGCCAGGACCGCGAGTCGCTGCAGCGCATCGACGCCGTCGAGGAGCAGGCCCGCGCCCTCGTGCAGGGCATGGAGGACGCCGGTTGGGACACCGCCGCCGTCGAGGGCCTGCACGACGACCCGGTGGTCCGCGACGTGCTGCGCTTCGCCGCCGAGCAGGTCGTGCCGCGCCTCGCGCAGACCACCGACGAGCTCGACCACGTGCTGCACGCGCTCGAGGGCGGCTTCATCCCCGCCGGCCCGTCGGGCTCGCCGCTGCGCGGACTCGTCAACGTGCTGCCCACGGGCCGCAACTTCTACACCGTCGACCCGAAGGCGGTGCCGTCGCGCCTCGCCTGGGAGACCGGGCGCGCGATGGCCGACTCCCTGCTCGAGAAGCACCTGTCCGACACCGGCGAATACCCGCGCTCCGTGGGCCTGTCGGTGTGGGGCACCTCGGCCATGCGCACGTCGGGCGACGACGTCGCCGAGGTGCTGGCGCTCATCGGCGTCGAGCCCGAGTGGGACCCGGCCTCGCGGCGCGTCAACGGCCTGCGCGTCGTGCCGCTGGAGGAGCTCGGGCGCCCGCGCATCGACGTCACGGTCCGGATCTCCGGCTTCTTCCGCGACGCGTTCCCGCACGTCATCGGCATCCTCGACGACGCCATCCGCCAGGTGGCCGAGCTCGACGAGCCCCTGGAGCAGAACTACGTCCGCGCGCACACCGAGGCCGACCTCGCCGAGCACGGCGACCGGCGTCGAGCCACCACCCGCATCTACGGCTCCAAGCCGGGCTCCTACGGCGCGGGCATCCTGCAGGTCATCGAGGCCGGCAACTGGAAGACCGACGACGACCTCGCCGAGGTGTACACGGCGTGGGGCGGCTTCGCCTACGGCCGCGACCTCGACGGCCGTCCGGCGGCGGAGGACATGCGCGCCAACTACCGGCGCATCGCGGTGGCGGCGAAGAACATCGACACCCGCGAGCACGACATCGCCGACTCCGACGACTACTTCCAGTACCACGGCGGCATGGTCGCGACGGTCCGTGCGCTCACCGGCGCCGAGCCGAAGGCCTACGTCGGCGACTCGACCACGCCCGACGCGGTGCGCACCCGCACGCTGCAGGAGGAGACGACGCGCGTCTTCCGTGCCCGCGTGGTCAACCCGCGCTGGATCTCGGCCATGCAGCGCCACGGCTACAAGGGCGCGTTCGAGCTGGCGGCCACCGTCGACTACCTGTTCGGCTTCGACGCGACCGCGGGCGTCGTGCACGACTGGATGTACGAGAAGCTCGCCACCGAGTACGTCCTCGACGAGACCAACCAGGAGTTCATGCGCACGTCGAACCCGTGGGCGCTGCGCGGCATCGTCGAGCGGCTCGGCGAGGCGGCCGAGCGTGGCCTGTGGGCCGAGCCCGACCCGGAGGTCGTCGCGGCCATGCAGCAGGTGTACCTCGACCTCGAGGGCGACCTGGAGGACCGGCACACGTGA
- the cobF gene encoding precorrin-6A synthase (deacetylating), with protein MTRRRLTLVGIGLGHPDHLTLEAVQALQSASVALVTVKRTGDPLAAVRRDLLAHHAPRLRVVEVVDPERDRSAASTSTTSGYEGVVGDWHEARAQAWEQALLEHPDGDVVVLVWGDPAFYDSTIRVVERVLARGAVAVDWSVLPGISALQLLAARHRVVLHEVGQPVHVTTERRLREAVEQGQRNVVVFLTSGTDLSGLDDWQVWWGANLGAPSERLVAGRVADVADAIAAARAAAKAEAGWVMDLFLLRLPT; from the coding sequence GTGACCCGGCGGCGCTTGACCCTGGTCGGGATCGGCCTCGGCCATCCCGACCACCTGACGCTGGAGGCGGTCCAGGCGCTGCAGTCGGCGTCGGTGGCTCTGGTGACGGTGAAGCGGACGGGGGACCCGCTCGCCGCGGTGCGTCGGGACCTCCTGGCCCACCACGCACCCCGCCTGCGGGTCGTGGAGGTCGTCGACCCCGAGCGTGACCGGTCGGCCGCGTCGACGTCGACCACGTCGGGGTACGAGGGCGTCGTCGGCGACTGGCACGAGGCGCGGGCGCAGGCGTGGGAGCAGGCGCTCCTGGAGCACCCCGACGGCGACGTCGTGGTGCTCGTGTGGGGCGACCCGGCGTTCTACGACTCGACCATCCGGGTGGTGGAGCGGGTGCTCGCGCGGGGCGCGGTCGCGGTCGACTGGTCGGTGCTGCCGGGCATCTCGGCACTGCAGCTGCTCGCCGCCCGGCACCGGGTGGTGCTGCACGAGGTCGGGCAGCCCGTGCACGTGACGACGGAGCGCCGTCTGCGCGAGGCGGTGGAGCAGGGGCAGCGCAACGTCGTCGTGTTCCTGACGTCGGGGACCGACCTGTCGGGCCTCGACGACTGGCAGGTCTGGTGGGGCGCGAACCTGGGGGCGCCGTCGGAGCGGCTCGTCGCGGGCCGGGTGGCCGACGTGGCCGACGCGATCGCGGCAGCGCGTGCGGCCGCAAAGGCCGAGGCCGGCTGGGTGATGGACCTCTTCCTCCTGCGCCTCCCCACCTGA